A genomic segment from Candidatus Korarchaeum cryptofilum OPF8 encodes:
- a CDS encoding ribonuclease P protein component 1: protein MSVFRSPNLSEIGIKGKVVYETRNCLIIERGDRRSLIAKSGRLFLFRVDDGSSVLVLGDRLIGRPEERVKKA, encoded by the coding sequence GTGAGTGTTTTCCGCTCCCCGAATCTATCTGAGATAGGGATCAAGGGGAAGGTAGTATATGAAACGAGGAACTGCCTCATCATCGAGAGGGGAGATAGGAGATCCCTCATCGCTAAGAGTGGTAGATTATTTTTATTTAGGGTAGATGATGGTAGCTCTGTGTTGGTATTGGGTGATAGGTTAATAGGTAGACCTGAGGAGAGGGTGAAGAAAGCATGA
- a CDS encoding 30S ribosomal protein S17, with protein sequence MRKISEDLLEDITPPERSCDDDKCPWHGNISLRRSSLDGRVISTKMTGTITVLVEYLHYDKKYKRYERRRSKIHAHLPPCIEVSEGDLVRIVETRRLAKTVSHVVLGKLK encoded by the coding sequence ATGAGGAAGATCTCGGAGGATCTCTTAGAGGATATAACTCCACCTGAGAGGAGTTGTGATGATGATAAGTGCCCCTGGCATGGGAACATATCCCTTAGGAGGAGCTCCCTAGATGGCAGAGTCATAAGCACTAAGATGACGGGAACAATCACCGTGCTAGTTGAATATCTACACTATGATAAGAAGTACAAGAGGTATGAGAGGAGAAGGAGCAAGATACATGCGCATCTGCCTCCTTGCATCGAAGTAAGTGAGGGAGATCTCGTTAGGATAGTCGAGACTCGCAGACTGGCGAAGACGGTCAGTCATGTCGTTCTTGGGAAGTTGAAGTAA
- the gcvT gene encoding glycine cleavage system aminomethyltransferase GcvT — MLRLGLADLHKELNAKFFEFAGWEMPMRYTNSLEEAMSVRTSCGIFDVSHMGRFIIEGTDASNFLQRATSNNVDVEIGRSKYTLTLNERGGIRDDNVAFRLSDNKYIFVVNAANRIKILSWFDELRKKWDMNVRIDDVTLETFMFAIQGPRAREIFHNITGTQLKIKKFNITTVNWRGEELIVSRTGYTGEDGYEVIMRDRELASDLFRSLVGAGAKPCGLVARDILRLEAGLVLYGNDIDEDTNPIEAGLEFAVDLEKDFVGKGAITEAINRGVERVRVGIMSSTRSAPRRGEGVYMGEERIGIVTSGTFSPTIERGIGMAYIKKEYAEIGKELTVGEERKLKVRVEKMPFYDEKIYGWRRVTSTSQERHD; from the coding sequence ATGCTTAGGCTGGGTCTGGCAGATCTCCATAAGGAGTTAAACGCGAAGTTTTTCGAATTCGCTGGATGGGAAATGCCAATGAGATATACAAATTCATTGGAAGAGGCGATGTCCGTCAGGACAAGCTGCGGAATATTCGATGTCTCTCACATGGGTAGGTTCATAATAGAAGGGACTGATGCATCCAACTTCCTGCAGAGAGCGACATCCAATAACGTTGATGTTGAAATTGGCAGGAGCAAGTACACGCTCACTCTCAATGAGAGGGGCGGGATAAGGGACGACAATGTGGCATTCAGATTATCCGATAATAAATATATATTTGTTGTCAATGCGGCAAATAGAATAAAAATATTAAGCTGGTTTGATGAATTAAGAAAAAAATGGGATATGAATGTCCGGATTGATGATGTAACGCTCGAAACTTTTATGTTCGCAATCCAGGGGCCTAGAGCGAGAGAAATTTTCCATAATATTACTGGAACTCAACTAAAAATAAAAAAATTTAATATAACTACTGTGAACTGGAGGGGGGAGGAGCTAATCGTCAGCAGAACTGGCTACACTGGAGAGGATGGATACGAAGTGATAATGAGAGATAGAGAGCTAGCCTCGGATCTATTCAGATCTTTAGTGGGAGCGGGAGCTAAGCCGTGTGGATTGGTCGCTAGGGACATCCTCAGGCTTGAGGCTGGGCTCGTCCTCTACGGCAACGATATAGATGAGGATACCAATCCCATCGAGGCCGGGCTCGAGTTTGCGGTCGATCTGGAGAAGGATTTCGTGGGTAAAGGAGCGATCACCGAGGCGATCAACAGGGGAGTTGAGAGAGTCAGAGTAGGTATAATGAGCTCCACCAGGAGCGCCCCGAGGAGGGGCGAAGGCGTATACATGGGTGAGGAGAGGATAGGAATTGTGACCAGCGGGACTTTTAGCCCAACTATCGAGAGGGGCATAGGAATGGCCTACATTAAGAAAGAGTATGCGGAGATAGGGAAGGAGCTCACCGTGGGAGAGGAGAGGAAATTGAAAGTAAGGGTTGAGAAGATGCCATTCTATGATGAAAAGATCTATGGTTGGAGGAGAGTTACTTCAACTTCCCAAGAACGACATGACTGA
- a CDS encoding FAD-binding oxidoreductase, whose translation MSGDNIEKALEELSSQLSGDQILREEVDRYAYSYDSSGVEYVPDAIIRPRKLEEVSIVLEIAEKYSVPVTPRGSGTSLVGGPLAVKGGLVLDMQGMNRVLEKDDSTGIIRVEAGIKLRDVNRLINGMFLPINPDGIGFSTIGGMIAEDAASPLSVRYGTMRDHVRGLEVVIPGGQMISLEQPGPPSKRNAMDLIIGSEGTLGVITSALIELSYRPEASISYSMELNDVSDSLAIYDAIRRAGIDIYGFEVYHNYKELIEEKEFVGVEAIGFLEIAGASECVEKWRGKVESILSETALEHSEVEAEEVEGIWVRREKIYELCRRKKVSMRVVSMLSYQHLVRDIVQEVDRTSSRMKIPSITVIDPPLGWVTAIFLYNSRDPKEVERTERAASNLIENATSLGASLGFGTGVGIYKLDENYDEGYLSIMKAIKGVLDPHGIMNPEKLI comes from the coding sequence ATGAGCGGGGATAATATTGAAAAGGCATTGGAGGAACTATCATCTCAGTTGAGTGGAGATCAGATACTTAGGGAAGAAGTTGATAGATACGCCTACTCTTATGACTCCTCCGGGGTTGAATATGTTCCAGATGCTATTATAAGGCCGAGAAAACTTGAGGAAGTTTCTATAGTGCTGGAGATCGCCGAAAAGTACAGCGTACCTGTGACTCCGAGGGGCTCCGGCACCTCACTCGTAGGAGGACCGCTAGCGGTGAAAGGGGGTTTAGTCCTGGATATGCAGGGGATGAATAGAGTCTTAGAGAAGGATGATAGCACGGGCATTATCAGAGTGGAAGCAGGAATTAAACTCAGGGATGTAAATAGGTTAATAAATGGGATGTTTCTGCCGATAAATCCTGATGGCATTGGCTTCTCAACGATAGGCGGGATGATAGCTGAAGATGCCGCATCTCCTCTATCAGTTAGATATGGGACGATGAGAGATCACGTCAGGGGCTTAGAGGTCGTGATACCGGGAGGGCAGATGATATCCTTAGAGCAACCTGGGCCTCCGAGCAAGAGGAATGCGATGGATCTGATTATCGGGTCTGAGGGAACTCTGGGAGTCATAACATCTGCCTTAATAGAGCTCAGTTACAGGCCTGAGGCCAGTATCTCATATTCTATGGAACTTAATGATGTCTCAGATTCTCTCGCGATATACGATGCCATTAGGAGAGCGGGTATCGATATCTACGGGTTTGAGGTCTATCACAATTATAAGGAGCTCATTGAGGAGAAGGAGTTCGTCGGAGTTGAGGCTATAGGCTTCTTGGAGATAGCTGGAGCCAGCGAATGCGTTGAGAAGTGGAGGGGGAAAGTTGAGAGCATACTCTCTGAGACAGCTCTGGAGCACAGTGAAGTGGAAGCTGAGGAGGTAGAGGGCATCTGGGTGAGGAGGGAGAAAATATACGAACTCTGTAGGAGGAAAAAGGTCTCAATGCGAGTGGTTAGTATGCTATCATATCAGCATCTAGTGAGGGATATAGTCCAAGAGGTAGATAGGACGAGCTCTAGGATGAAGATACCATCCATTACAGTAATAGATCCGCCTTTGGGATGGGTAACGGCAATATTCCTCTACAATTCAAGGGATCCCAAGGAAGTTGAGAGGACTGAGAGGGCGGCATCCAATCTGATAGAGAATGCTACTTCACTAGGTGCATCCCTCGGGTTCGGGACAGGCGTGGGTATCTACAAGTTAGATGAGAATTACGATGAGGGCTATCTGAGCATAATGAAAGCTATAAAGGGAGTCCTAGATCCGCATGGAATAATGAACCCTGAGAAGTTAATATGA
- a CDS encoding (Fe-S)-binding protein: MGVEFEEELSSDFARCIGCGGCNIPCPLFNIDQTESSGMRSRIKILSMLSKGKIELTEGILRHVFTCANCGVCNEYCPVGLRPFDLLVRARGSFIDMGYVPLVTVDIRNSFRRAGTPIGDELVKGNWLPPDFQPTKNSEVLFFAGCWMHKAIEVALNTRKLLEKISGDITTIGPSEPCSGALLYVLGENDLANDSKRNLEALISELNPKRIVSGCSLTARIYSDLGFMNLSSYILDAIRYERIKLGKMKGKDIILPIPSCGRDSSFLEILKSFNGAKILDAPEWLCCDCGFTLIYRTDRSLFSRWVQRVLSLAEELGANHIVIEDVGCYAMITEAMQTKGRLKGIKISHISGFIMELLK; the protein is encoded by the coding sequence TTGGGGGTAGAATTCGAAGAAGAGCTTTCCTCCGACTTCGCTAGATGTATAGGCTGCGGTGGATGCAATATACCCTGCCCGCTCTTCAACATAGATCAGACAGAGAGCTCCGGTATGAGATCAAGGATTAAGATTTTATCAATGCTCTCCAAGGGAAAAATAGAACTGACGGAGGGTATACTCAGGCATGTTTTCACATGTGCTAACTGCGGAGTCTGTAATGAATATTGTCCAGTGGGGTTGCGCCCCTTCGACCTACTCGTTAGGGCTAGAGGATCTTTCATCGATATGGGCTATGTTCCATTAGTCACTGTGGATATAAGAAATTCTTTCAGGAGGGCGGGAACTCCTATAGGGGATGAACTCGTCAAGGGCAACTGGTTACCACCCGATTTCCAGCCCACGAAGAACTCCGAGGTCCTATTCTTCGCTGGATGTTGGATGCATAAGGCCATAGAGGTAGCCTTGAATACGAGGAAACTCCTCGAGAAGATTTCCGGGGACATCACAACTATAGGCCCGAGTGAACCTTGCTCAGGCGCCCTCCTATATGTATTAGGGGAGAATGATCTCGCTAATGATTCAAAGAGGAATTTAGAGGCCCTAATCTCGGAGCTCAACCCTAAGCGTATTGTCTCCGGGTGTTCGCTCACGGCCAGGATTTACTCAGATCTCGGCTTCATGAATCTATCCTCCTACATCTTGGATGCCATACGCTACGAGAGGATAAAGCTCGGTAAGATGAAGGGGAAGGACATTATACTACCGATACCATCTTGCGGGAGAGATAGCTCTTTCTTAGAGATACTGAAGAGTTTCAATGGTGCGAAGATCCTCGATGCTCCAGAATGGCTCTGCTGCGATTGCGGTTTCACTCTGATCTATAGGACCGATAGGAGCCTTTTCTCCAGGTGGGTTCAGAGGGTGCTGTCGCTGGCAGAGGAACTTGGAGCAAATCATATAGTGATAGAGGATGTCGGATGCTATGCGATGATAACGGAAGCTATGCAGACAAAAGGGAGGCTCAAAGGTATAAAAATTTCGCATATATCGGGATTTATAATGGAACTTTTGAAATAG
- a CDS encoding nucleotide sugar dehydrogenase produces MNPHELRNKIVNRSARISVIGQGYIGLPLSLLLADSGFNVIGYDVDSKLIEELSNGITRLGSEKKVRDLLLKHLGSRYFPSNDWRRLKGSDVIIIAVPTPRVNGTMELGMLMEAIGLASSAINRGGLIVVESTLPPKTFDTLLIEIGKAGLRPGEDVFVSYCPERAMPGKLIDELIFNYRVIGAKDPASAELSKILYGCFVKGEIEITDPLTAEIAKLVENAYRDVNIAFANEVARICEALGSDVRKVRELVNRHPRVNMLLPGIGVGGSCLTKDPLFLSWVSSENGYSPELINIARELNESMPIHYANLVDDFLRWKNSGSGIVCVLGVTYKGDVEDTRESPAKYLIDELMRRGYRVKVHDPIVKESFGARFYDKLEEAVEDADAIVIASDHSGFKEMDLKRMRELAGRDPVLLLDGRLIIDKEKAEASGFVYVSVGNLSSLRRIKDEAFTLSETISKVPL; encoded by the coding sequence ATGAATCCCCATGAGCTCAGGAACAAGATAGTGAATAGAAGCGCCCGTATATCGGTGATAGGCCAGGGATATATAGGTCTTCCCCTATCCCTCTTACTGGCGGACTCTGGATTCAACGTTATAGGATATGATGTGGACTCCAAACTCATCGAGGAACTATCCAACGGAATCACTAGGCTGGGAAGTGAGAAGAAAGTCAGAGATCTCTTGTTAAAGCACTTAGGGTCCAGATACTTCCCATCCAATGACTGGAGGAGGCTGAAGGGATCCGATGTGATAATAATAGCAGTTCCCACGCCTAGGGTCAACGGGACTATGGAGCTCGGGATGCTGATGGAGGCGATCGGACTCGCGTCATCTGCGATAAATAGGGGAGGTCTCATAGTAGTTGAAAGTACTCTCCCTCCAAAGACCTTCGATACCCTGCTCATCGAGATAGGTAAAGCGGGCCTAAGGCCCGGGGAGGATGTGTTCGTATCCTACTGCCCGGAGAGGGCGATGCCCGGAAAATTAATAGATGAATTGATATTTAATTACAGAGTAATTGGTGCTAAGGATCCTGCATCCGCAGAGTTATCTAAAATTTTATATGGGTGCTTCGTTAAAGGTGAAATAGAGATAACGGACCCTCTCACCGCGGAGATAGCCAAACTCGTCGAGAACGCATATAGGGATGTGAACATAGCTTTCGCTAACGAAGTAGCGAGAATATGCGAAGCCCTCGGTAGCGATGTCAGGAAAGTCAGGGAGCTCGTCAATAGACATCCCAGAGTGAACATGCTTTTACCTGGTATAGGGGTCGGTGGAAGTTGTCTCACGAAAGATCCCCTATTCCTATCTTGGGTTTCAAGCGAGAATGGATATTCACCAGAGTTAATAAACATAGCTAGAGAGTTAAACGAATCGATGCCCATTCACTATGCAAATTTAGTAGATGACTTCCTCAGATGGAAGAACTCAGGGAGCGGGATCGTCTGCGTTCTAGGCGTGACCTACAAAGGGGATGTGGAAGATACAAGAGAATCTCCCGCTAAATATCTAATAGATGAGTTGATGAGGAGAGGTTATAGGGTGAAAGTCCACGATCCTATCGTGAAGGAATCTTTTGGAGCTAGATTTTATGATAAACTCGAGGAAGCAGTGGAGGATGCTGATGCCATAGTAATAGCGAGCGATCACAGTGGGTTCAAGGAGATGGATCTCAAGAGAATGAGGGAGTTGGCTGGCAGGGATCCGGTACTGCTCCTAGATGGAAGATTGATAATAGATAAGGAGAAAGCCGAGGCTTCGGGCTTCGTATATGTCTCTGTAGGCAATTTATCATCTCTGAGGCGTATTAAGGATGAGGCATTCACCCTCAGCGAAACTATTTCAAAAGTTCCATTATAA
- a CDS encoding 30S ribosomal protein S17e yields MGTVRERAIKRVAYKLVKQYPDLWTEDFEHNKMILSQIAEIKSKVYRNRIAGYITRLKVRERQGTLV; encoded by the coding sequence ATGGGGACGGTAAGGGAGAGGGCGATAAAGAGAGTGGCATACAAGCTTGTAAAACAGTACCCTGATCTATGGACTGAGGATTTTGAGCATAATAAGATGATCTTATCTCAGATAGCCGAGATAAAATCCAAGGTGTACAGGAATAGAATAGCTGGCTACATAACAAGACTGAAGGTCAGAGAGAGGCAAGGGACTCTCGTATAA
- the dnaG gene encoding DNA primase DnaG: protein MESKKEATHPKYIAKLEVSVNGAVETSDVIGAIFGQLEGLLGPELELKDLQRTGKIGRINIKLRREGEGSKGIVELYSGLDKVRTALLVAAMETIDKVGPYQANFKLIKIVDEREERRNDIARRAAEILKNWSIEKEDSFRRLIEFVERESAKSNFILYGEEQLPAGRGIEEASEIIVVEGRADVMNLLKYGFDNVIAMGGALERVPKSLEKLIEEKEAIAFVDGDRGGEMVLRTLLEQTDIDYVARAPEGKVVEELTAKEIRKALSSAVPADEVRRELGISPPKAKPFVEPEAHETRPAREINERIIRVPEVFRGFYERVMNTDKVLLLDEDFRILKETSVAELLNELNETRGVRYIIYDRIVTQRIVDKAYEIGVKAIVGNVAKDIVRKGAGLAIYTIQ, encoded by the coding sequence ATGGAGAGTAAGAAGGAGGCTACACACCCTAAATATATTGCTAAGCTTGAAGTATCGGTAAATGGTGCCGTGGAGACTAGCGATGTCATAGGAGCTATATTCGGGCAGTTGGAGGGACTTCTAGGCCCTGAATTAGAACTTAAAGACCTTCAAAGGACTGGAAAAATTGGTAGGATAAATATAAAGTTGAGGAGAGAGGGGGAGGGTTCAAAGGGGATAGTTGAGCTCTACTCAGGACTAGATAAGGTAAGGACTGCCCTTTTAGTCGCAGCCATGGAGACCATCGATAAAGTCGGTCCATATCAGGCGAACTTCAAGCTCATAAAGATAGTAGATGAGAGAGAAGAGAGAAGGAATGATATAGCGAGGAGAGCTGCTGAAATACTGAAGAATTGGTCAATAGAGAAGGAGGATAGCTTCAGAAGGCTCATAGAATTTGTAGAGAGGGAGAGCGCTAAGTCAAACTTCATACTATACGGGGAGGAGCAGTTACCGGCTGGCAGAGGGATAGAGGAAGCTTCGGAGATAATAGTAGTGGAGGGAAGAGCGGATGTCATGAACTTGCTTAAGTACGGTTTTGATAATGTAATAGCCATGGGAGGAGCTTTAGAGAGAGTTCCTAAATCTTTAGAGAAATTAATAGAAGAGAAGGAAGCTATAGCTTTCGTAGATGGAGATAGAGGTGGTGAAATGGTCCTAAGGACTCTTTTAGAGCAAACAGATATAGATTATGTGGCTAGAGCACCTGAGGGAAAGGTAGTAGAGGAATTGACCGCTAAGGAGATAAGAAAAGCCCTCTCGTCCGCTGTACCAGCGGATGAAGTGAGGAGGGAACTAGGGATATCTCCGCCTAAAGCTAAGCCCTTTGTCGAGCCTGAGGCGCATGAAACGAGGCCGGCTAGGGAGATAAATGAGAGGATAATTAGAGTACCGGAGGTGTTCAGGGGGTTCTATGAGAGGGTAATGAATACGGATAAGGTTCTACTCCTAGATGAGGATTTCAGGATCCTCAAGGAGACATCTGTCGCAGAGCTTTTGAATGAGCTCAATGAAACGAGGGGTGTGAGATACATAATATATGATAGGATAGTCACCCAGAGGATAGTCGATAAGGCTTACGAGATCGGTGTCAAGGCGATAGTTGGAAATGTCGCTAAGGATATCGTGAGGAAGGGCGCTGGTCTCGCGATCTACACGATCCAGTGA
- a CDS encoding mRNA surveillance protein pelota, with translation MRILEEDLKRGLVKLRVDNLNDIYWLASIIEEGDLITMKTLRRVKQEGIRADSGERIPMILTIEVDKVKLDPYSSRLRISGVVRVGPDKFGIQGQHHTFSVDEGSSLTIVKKEWRKTHLEILKRAESMSEKGEVLLVAMDDEGATIAKAGSMRVEEIAYIRSRLPSKMDTRGREGEERRYFSEILDTLRELYSKIKPRAIVVGGPGFFKDRFLSYARAKDPEMGEKMREGDASNATFSGVLEMIRRGEADKVLRELDLAKDMAAVEEIFELLSKNSDLVTYGVDEVLEAVNQGAAEIVLISASVFFDPDMRDKVFSLIEGCERTRAEFRIIDSTSEPGEKLDAIGGVAAKLRYRI, from the coding sequence GTGAGGATATTAGAGGAGGACCTCAAGAGAGGCCTTGTTAAGCTCAGAGTAGATAATCTAAATGATATCTACTGGCTGGCCTCTATAATTGAGGAAGGAGACCTTATCACAATGAAGACGCTCAGAAGGGTGAAGCAGGAGGGGATAAGAGCTGATAGTGGTGAGAGAATTCCTATGATACTCACCATAGAGGTCGATAAGGTAAAGTTGGATCCCTATTCATCGAGATTGAGGATATCCGGCGTTGTGAGAGTTGGTCCAGATAAATTCGGAATTCAGGGGCAGCACCATACCTTCTCCGTTGATGAGGGATCTTCCTTGACAATAGTAAAGAAGGAATGGAGGAAAACTCACTTGGAGATATTGAAGAGGGCTGAGAGCATGTCCGAGAAGGGAGAGGTACTCCTCGTAGCTATGGATGATGAAGGTGCTACTATAGCGAAGGCGGGCTCAATGAGGGTCGAGGAGATCGCTTACATAAGATCGAGGCTACCATCTAAGATGGATACTAGAGGAAGGGAGGGGGAAGAGAGGAGGTACTTTTCAGAGATTTTAGATACCTTAAGGGAGCTTTACTCCAAGATAAAACCTAGAGCGATAGTGGTAGGTGGACCCGGTTTCTTCAAAGATAGGTTCCTTTCATACGCGAGGGCCAAGGACCCGGAGATGGGGGAGAAGATGAGGGAGGGGGACGCAAGTAATGCTACATTCTCGGGAGTGTTGGAAATGATAAGGAGAGGAGAAGCAGATAAGGTTCTAAGGGAGCTAGATCTCGCCAAAGATATGGCAGCTGTTGAGGAAATATTTGAATTACTATCTAAAAATTCCGATTTAGTAACTTATGGAGTCGATGAGGTATTGGAGGCGGTGAACCAAGGAGCCGCTGAGATCGTCCTCATCTCAGCTTCAGTATTCTTCGATCCGGATATGAGGGATAAGGTATTCTCATTAATCGAGGGATGCGAGAGGACGAGGGCTGAATTCAGGATAATAGACTCTACAAGCGAACCGGGAGAGAAGTTAGACGCTATAGGTGGAGTAGCGGCTAAGCTCAGGTACCGCATCTAA
- a CDS encoding nucleotidyltransferase domain-containing protein, whose protein sequence is MYESLNIKPEGEEVYDEDRWELLRRKRDRGAHVLRVLRKIGITGFIYGSVARGDVRKESDLDVIVLDHSLPLSFIEDTLSSELGNPYYREIVQASPRSIPKYHIHFDEELVVSVPLGFIRRSEREFYDFGGKVGLEEVERGIRKPGVNKELKLIFPVETGHLIFPVIGYESAAARILGIDEEVVKERIAILTKRRVVGKTGLYICYRLLPTEAVEEAILKLKSVKRWFNERLSGEI, encoded by the coding sequence GTGTACGAATCACTCAATATAAAGCCTGAGGGTGAGGAAGTCTACGATGAGGATAGATGGGAGTTGCTGAGGAGGAAGAGGGACAGAGGAGCTCATGTTCTGAGGGTTCTGAGGAAAATTGGTATTACTGGATTCATTTATGGGAGTGTCGCGAGGGGTGATGTGAGGAAGGAGAGCGATCTCGATGTAATAGTATTGGATCATTCCCTCCCCCTATCCTTCATAGAGGATACACTCTCCAGCGAATTGGGTAATCCATACTACAGGGAGATAGTTCAAGCATCTCCCAGAAGTATACCAAAATATCATATACACTTCGATGAGGAGCTCGTTGTTTCTGTTCCACTGGGATTCATTAGGAGGAGCGAAAGGGAGTTCTACGATTTCGGTGGTAAAGTGGGTTTGGAGGAGGTAGAAAGAGGCATCAGAAAGCCAGGGGTGAATAAAGAGCTGAAACTAATCTTCCCAGTAGAAACTGGTCATCTAATATTCCCTGTAATTGGTTATGAGAGCGCTGCAGCGAGGATATTGGGTATCGACGAGGAGGTCGTTAAGGAAAGGATAGCCATCCTGACTAAGAGGAGGGTCGTGGGGAAGACTGGACTGTACATATGCTATAGGCTCCTGCCCACCGAGGCTGTGGAAGAGGCCATTCTCAAGCTGAAGAGTGTCAAGAGGTGGTTTAATGAGAGGTTAAGCGGGGAAATCTAA
- the proS gene encoding proline--tRNA ligase, protein MSEREAYEVVPKGEDFSRWFDEVIFKSEILDERYPVKGMYVWLPYGYELMENIMSIMERLLRQTGHKRVYFPSIVPESVLSREFRFIKGFQDSVFWITKLGRQDAPEKLALRPTSEAIMYEVLSRWISSYRDLPIRIYQIAPIYRYETKATRPMLRVREVAFFKEGHTFHATYEEAVEQVNLEVWIYKSFYDELLVPYIVVKTLPWDTFPGALYNYDIVTIMPDGKALELGSAINFGDLFARTYDLTYMDEDGQRKNVNTTSFGISERSLAAVIAIHGDDRGLRLPPKIAPIQIVIVPIPTKDYEERIMEYSREVKSTLERSFRVHLDESEERPGYKFYKWEMKGVPIRIEIGRNELERREVTVFRRDKMEREAIPIDKLNERISEILKDIERVLSEQAWSYFRERIFHARNMEELIESVKTKVVSFAWCGKEECGHEVEEKGGYGLLGYEEDALKGKGEKCIVCGDEARHRCWIGRSY, encoded by the coding sequence ATGTCTGAGAGAGAGGCTTACGAGGTCGTTCCTAAGGGGGAGGACTTCTCCAGATGGTTTGATGAGGTGATCTTCAAATCAGAGATACTTGACGAGAGATATCCCGTTAAGGGTATGTATGTCTGGCTTCCGTACGGATACGAGCTCATGGAAAACATAATGAGCATAATGGAGAGACTTTTAAGGCAAACTGGACATAAGAGGGTATATTTCCCTTCGATAGTTCCTGAAAGCGTCCTTAGTAGGGAGTTCAGATTCATAAAAGGTTTTCAGGACTCCGTGTTCTGGATAACTAAGCTCGGAAGGCAGGACGCCCCTGAGAAGCTCGCCCTCAGGCCCACAAGCGAGGCTATAATGTATGAAGTCCTCTCTAGATGGATAAGTAGTTACAGGGATCTCCCGATAAGGATCTACCAGATAGCACCCATCTACAGGTATGAGACTAAGGCCACGAGACCTATGTTGAGAGTTAGGGAAGTCGCGTTCTTCAAGGAAGGTCACACATTTCACGCGACATACGAGGAGGCCGTTGAACAAGTTAACCTAGAGGTCTGGATATACAAGAGCTTCTATGATGAGCTTCTCGTCCCTTACATAGTGGTCAAGACGCTGCCATGGGACACCTTCCCGGGGGCTCTTTACAATTACGATATAGTCACGATAATGCCAGATGGAAAGGCTCTGGAGTTAGGGAGCGCGATAAACTTCGGTGATCTATTCGCTAGGACATATGATCTTACTTACATGGATGAGGATGGGCAGAGGAAGAACGTCAACACTACATCCTTCGGGATATCGGAGAGATCCCTAGCTGCCGTAATCGCGATACATGGAGATGATAGGGGCTTGAGGCTCCCTCCGAAGATAGCGCCGATACAGATAGTCATAGTTCCCATTCCAACGAAGGACTATGAGGAGAGGATAATGGAGTACTCTAGGGAAGTGAAGTCCACGCTCGAGAGGAGCTTTAGGGTCCACCTAGATGAGAGTGAGGAGAGGCCAGGCTATAAGTTCTATAAATGGGAGATGAAAGGTGTTCCAATTAGGATAGAGATCGGAAGAAACGAGCTGGAGAGAAGGGAAGTTACGGTGTTCAGGAGAGACAAGATGGAGAGGGAAGCGATACCCATTGATAAATTGAATGAGAGGATCTCCGAGATCTTAAAGGATATAGAGAGAGTTCTCTCCGAACAGGCATGGAGTTACTTTAGGGAGAGGATATTCCATGCTAGAAACATGGAGGAGCTCATTGAGAGCGTCAAAACTAAGGTAGTATCGTTCGCATGGTGCGGTAAAGAGGAGTGCGGCCATGAGGTTGAGGAGAAGGGTGGCTACGGCCTCTTAGGATATGAGGAGGATGCTCTGAAGGGAAAAGGGGAGAAGTGCATCGTTTGTGGTGATGAGGCCAGACATAGGTGTTGGATAGGGAGATCTTATTGA
- a CDS encoding 30S ribosomal protein S26e encodes MTKKRKNRGRKLGGSGHERTVQCSQCGRVIPADKAVKVTRWTSPVGGSLGKDLERQGAYISKRLETRYYCVSCAVYLGIVRPRAEEERKEALPINKPYTKKQVSNLPLKFLKV; translated from the coding sequence ATGACAAAAAAGAGAAAGAACAGGGGTAGGAAGTTGGGAGGATCTGGACACGAGAGAACTGTTCAATGCTCGCAGTGCGGGAGAGTGATACCAGCCGACAAGGCAGTGAAGGTAACTAGATGGACCTCTCCCGTAGGTGGGAGCTTGGGGAAGGATCTGGAGAGGCAGGGGGCCTATATCTCTAAGAGGCTCGAGACCAGGTATTACTGCGTGAGCTGCGCTGTCTACTTGGGCATAGTCAGACCGAGGGCGGAGGAGGAGAGGAAGGAGGCCTTACCGATAAATAAACCGTATACGAAGAAACAGGTATCCAATCTACCGCTCAAGTTCCTCAAGGTCTGA